The following is a genomic window from Anaerolineales bacterium.
ACTCGCTGGAATCGATCCCCGGACCGTTGCGCGATCGCATGGAGATCATTCGTCTCTCGAGCTACACCGAGAACGATAAGCTGGCCATCGCCAAAGGCTACTTGGTGCCTCGCCAACTGGCCGAGAACGGTCTACGCAAGGGCGAGGCCAAGTTCAGCCCCCAAGCGCTGCGCAGCCTGATCCGCTCTTACACTCGCGAGGCGGGCGTGCGCAATCTGGAGCGCCAGATCGGCGCGGTGTGCCGCAAAGTGGTGACCAAGATCGCCGAAGGCGTGGTGAAATCCGTCAGTATCACCCCTGAGTTGGTGCGTGAATACTTAGGCCCACCCAAGTTCTACCACACCGAAGATATTGCCAAGCGCACCGCCATGCCTGGCGTGGTGACTGGCCTGTCTTGGACGCCGAGTGGCGGCGATGTGCTCTTCATCGAAGCCACGCGTATGCCGGGCAGCAAGGGTTTCCAGCTTTCCGGCCAGCTGGGTGATGTGATGCAAGAGTCGGCTAAAGCTGCCTTGTCCTTCGTGCGTTCCCGGGCGGAGAAATTGGGCATCGACGCTGACTTCTTCCAGAAGACCGACCTCCACTTGCATGTGCCGGCGGGTGCCCAGCCAAAGGACGGCCCCTCGGCCGGCGTCACGATGGTGACCGCGCTGGTTTCGCTGCTCACCGGCCGGCCGCTCAAGCCGCATGTCAGCATGACCGGCGAAATTACGCTGCGCGGCCAGGTCATGCCAGTCGGCGGCATCAAAGAAAAGGTCCTGGCTGCCCACCGTGCTGGCATCAGGACCGTGATCCTGCCTGAACGCAACCAGGTCGACCTGGAAGAGCTGCCCAAAGAAGTGCGTGACAAAATGACCTTCCATTTCGTCCGCACCATGGACGAAGTGTTGGAGTTCGCACTGGTAGCCCGACCAGCCAAACCCGGCCGTGAGCAGGCCAATGGAGCCAAACGCAAGCCCAGCACCGCGCCTGCGTCCCATGCCTAAGCACATCGTTTTACTGGAAGACGAACCGCTGTTGCTTGAACTGCTGCAGCAGGTTCTCCTCTTGGAAGGTCACCAGGCGACCTGCCTGAGCGACCCTCAAACCCTCATTGAAGTTCTGCGCGCCGAAAAACCCGATGCCCTACTGCTGGATGTAAACTTGCAAGACGGCAATGGATTGGATTTGCTGGGTAAGATACGCGCAGACCACAACCTCAAAAACCTGTTCGTGATCCTTTCTTCCGGCATGGATTACCGGCAAAATGCCCACCAGGCTGGCGCGAACGCATTTTTGATGAAACCATATTCCCCCGGCGCCTTGCTAGACCTGTTAGAGTCTCAAGGGGTACAGGGAGGCTAGAGTATATTTATGTGGCCTAAAAACCTACTACAAAAGAAAACAGAAGCAAAAAACAACGACAACCCACACCCGTCCATGAACTGGTATTCCATGGACTTGCACATTCACACCCCGGCATCTAGCGATTATCAGAATCCCGAAGCCAGTTATCTGGACATTTTGCGCAGGGCTGAGGCGCGTGATCTGGATATCATCGCCCTGACCGACCATAACACCGTGGCGGGCTGCCGGGCCATGGAAGCGGAGATGGAGCAGCTGCGCTTGCTGCGCTCGCTCAACCGCATCCTGCCCGAAGAGGAACAGCGCCTGCAAGAATTTGAACGCCTGGTCGGCAAAGTGCTGGTTCTGCCGGGCTTTGAATTCACCGCCACCTTCGGTTTTCACATCCTGGGCATTTTCCCGCCTGATAAATCGCTGCGTGAGCTGGAATACATCCTCCTGGATTTGAATGTTCCTGCCAACCAACTGGAGGATGGTTCGGTCACGGTGGGCGCCTCTGCGGATGTGCTCACCGCCTATCATGCCATTCATGAGGCCGGCGGACTGGCGATTGCCGCCCATGCCAATTCCAGCAATGGCGTCGCCATGCGCGGCATCAAGTTTGGCGGCCAAACCAAGATTGCTTATACCCAGGACCTGCACTTGCACGCCTTGGAGATCACAGATCTGGAAAAACGCGGGCGCTTTTCCACGGCGGCTTTCTTCAGCGGCAGCAAACCCGAATACCCGCGGCGCATGCACTGCATTCAAGGCTCAGATGCCCATCGCTTGGACAATGATCCCGTGCGCCGTGCCAACCTGGGCATCGGCGGGCGTGTCACGGAAGCCCTGCTGCCGGAACGCAGCTTTGCGGCCTTAAAAGAGCTATTTGAGGGCAATGACTTTGCTCGCACCCGCCCCCGGGTGGGCAAGCGTCAGACCAAGGACAAAGAGCCCGCTTTCGATTTCGTGCAAGCCGCCCGTGAAGAGGGCAGCAACATCGTGCAGGAATTCCATGAGAGCCTGCGCGGGGCACGCCTCAATGATGTGATTGCGGATGTATGCGCCTTCGCCAACACCAACGGCGGTTCGTTGTTCATTGGCGTCAGCGACGACCCGCGCCGGCCGGTGGCCGGGGTGCGCGTGGCTGGCATGGCCGTGCGACGCCTGGAGAAAGAGATCAGCCAGCGCATCAGCCCGGAACTGCATTGCACGGTGGATGTGCACAAATCCGGCGGCAAGGACATCATCCGTATCCTGGTGCCGCGCGGGGATGAACGGCCGTACGCCATTGATGACAACAAGATCTATATTCGCTCCGAGGCGGAAACCGGCCTGGCCGTGCGCGATGAAATCGTGCGTCTGATCGCCAAGCAGGCTGAGCCTGAACCGGCGCCCCCGGCACGTGAAGAGCGCGGAGGGCGCAAGACGGGCCGCAATGGCGCGGCCACCAAGCCGCCCGCCACCCGCAGCAAACCGGCGGCGGCTAAGCCGGCCCGGCCGCGCCCAGAGGCGCCACCCCCGGCAGAAGACGCGCCGCGCACGGGTGTCGAAGTCGTCAGCATGGAGCAGCGCGATGGCGCCTCGTATTACGTGGTGCGTGACCTGCGCAACGGCATGGTGGTCAACAACGTCACCGAAAAATCGGCCCGCAAGTTGTGGCACTACGCCATCAAGGCCTATGCTGAACTACAGCCGAACCCGTCTGCGGATTGGCGCGGCAACTTCGGCTTGTTAAAAGCCCATACCCAGTATAAGCAGCGGCGTTTTGACCTGGTGCAGCGCGTGGATGGTGATCTGCGTTACTACTTCGGCGTCACCGAAGATGGCATTCATGGACCGTGGACGCAATTCGTGCCGCAGGATGGGCCGGCCCCGGAAGAGCCCGAACACTAATTGCCTAGCGAATACACATCCCCATAGCGCCCGGTGAACAATAGACGTAAGACCAGGTGCTGCGCCATTTCATCCGGCGTGGGCACCTGGTCTTTGTAATCCAGGTCGCGTTCAAACCAGATCAGCACGGCCTGCTCGTCCTGCTTGGGCCACTCCGCAAAGCTTTGGATGGCTAAGGCCGCGTCTTCGCCCAAGTCCACTTCATAGCGCGGCAGGCGCCGGATCCATTGGCGCAGGTAGAACCAAGCGGCGGCTTCGTTATTGCTGTACACCACCACATCATCCTCAAAGGGCTCGGATTGCAAATAGGCCACAATGTCGGACTGGCGGATGGTGCGCGTATTGTACAGGTTATAAAAGCTGACGTCGCCTTCACGCAGTGACGCGCGCACATAGGCTTGCACCCGATACACCGGTAGCAGCATCACGAACGCCAGTGCGGTCAACAGGAGTCTGCGGTCTGTCTGCGGAAGCATCCGCTGCAAGACTGTGAAGGCCAGCACGAGGAACATGGGCAGCAGCAGCACATGCAGTCGCTGGCTGCCGGGTACGCGGTGTTCACTGGTACTGATGGTGAAGATCAGCACTCCGGCGTAGACCAGGAACATCACCAGTGAGGGCAGCACAGCATGGCTTTGCAGGTCCGCCAGCAGGGAGGGGATGCGCTTGCGGCCCGCTGCCAGCAGGCCGGCAAGCGCGACGATCAGCACCAGGGCCACTGCCGGGCCGTTTGTCCAGCTAAGCGGCACAAACCAGCCGCCTATTTTTTCGAAGAGCACCAGGAAATTCGTCCAGGCCTCGGCGGGGCGGTGTGTGCCCAGCAGTGTGCCGCTGTTGGGCAGATTGAAGAGCAGCGCCCAAGCGGCGATTGGTGCGCTGGCGGCCAGGCCAAAGCTTGCCGCCCGCGCCAAGGCAGCTGGCCAGTTCGGCCGCCAAGCCAGCAGCACCAGCAGGGCGCCCCCGGCGATCAACAACACTCCGGCGTAACGCAGGAAAGTGCTGGCGATGGCCAGGGCTACCATGGCAGTAAACTGTGCCGGTTGGCGTTTTTCCACGTAGCCCTGTGCCACCAACAAGAAGCCCAACAAGCACGCCGCAAACAGTGGGTCTGAAGCGATGTTGGCGCTCACTTCAATGAAAGGCAGCGAGCTGGCCACCAGCAGGCTGGCGGCCGCCGCCCAGCCCTTGCTGGGCAGGCTGCGCTCAAAGAGCCGGCCGCTGAGCAGGATGATGGCGCCAAAACACAAGACATTAAGAATTTGACTGCTGACCAGAACCTCTGTCTTCAGCAGCCTGCTGGTGGCAGCCAGCAGCAGGGGATACAGCGGCGGCCAATTGGTCAGCGGCCGGCCGAAATAATCCAACAAGCCCCGCCCCGCCAAAAGGCTTTCTGCCGTGGAGAGATAGCGAGCACCGTCCGTGGAAAGTCCGGGGCCGAATGTCGCTGTGGCCAGCCAGACCAAGGTCATGCCGAGCAGGCTGAGGCAAACCAGCAAAACGCGATATTGTCGGGAATTCATTGGCAGCATTGTAACTTGCCAGTTTTGTCAGGAACAAAATTGCGCAAGCTGGCGTTTAGTAAGTAAGATACTTGTGAAAGGACGGAATTTTAATTATGAAACTACGCATGCTTGTATTGTTATCTGCCTTGCTGCTCCTTCTGGCTGCCTGCGCCCCAGTAGCCGGGCAGGAACTGGCTGGCACCTCCTGGGTGCTGCAAAGCCTGGATGGCAACACTCAGGTGGGTGAAGCGCTTAGGGGCCAGCCGGTGACGATCAGCTTCGCTGATGAGACCCAGGTCAACGGCTCTTCTGGCTGCAACGGCTATGGCGGTAGCTACGAGTCAGACACGCGTGACGGCAGCCTGCTCTTCTCGCCGCTGGTATCCACGCTGATGGCCTGCCAAGAGGACATTATGGCGGTGGAGCAAAGCTTCTTTGCGGCTTTGCAAGCCGCCAGCGGCTATGAGGTCTCCGGCAATACGCTGACGATCACTTCCAACGAATACACCCTGGTCTTCACCCGCCAGTAAAGCACTCGAACAACAAAAAAAGAGCCTCGTATTTACGAGGCTCTTTTTTTTTTTGTTGTCAGAAATCTATGGCGCGGCCTGTGCAAAGGCGTTGTCACAGGCTGTGTTCGGCTCTTCGGCGGAGACGAAGGCTGCACCTCGGCGTACCAATTCCAGATTGACAAAGACGCCGTCTGCCACTACGTAGCGAGGCAGGCGGCCCCATTCATCGGTGTCTTGTTCGTCGCTGATCAGCATGACCTCTTTGCCAGCCACTAGTTGTGCGTTGACGTCCGTGGGCAGGTCACCCGAGTCGATGCCGATGTAGCGCACTTCCCATTCTCTGCCGTCTATGCGTACCATGATGGCGTCACCCGTGACGATCTCGGTGACAGTCGCCAGCACGCGCAGAGTGCTGTTGGGTACACACCCTGCGTCGCTGGGCAGTGGGGGCAGCAGCACGCCGCCCTGCACGCCCGGACCGTCTTGGGCGGGTTGGGTAGCCTCAGGCGCTTCTTCAACCGGGGCCTGGTTTTCGGCGTTTTGCTGTTCCATCAGCAGCGCCACCTGGGTGTTCACGGCATCCTGGTCTGCCTGACCGGAAGAGCCGCAAGCCGCCAGCAGCAAAGCGGCCAAAGCGAGTGTTAAAAAGGTTTTTGTCTTCATAGTTCCTTTATTTTAGCCAATCAAGATTAATCCCATTATAGCGAACCAAAATGAGGCCAAAATTACTGTTCAGGGGTGTAGGGCGCTTTGCCATGTTGGTCGCCTACGAAAGTGGGTAAGCCTGTATGGCCCAGCAATTGGCGGATGGCCTGTGCTTCGCCCAGATGGTACCAATAGTGATGCGTTGTGCGCCACAAGCGGGAGCCGATGCTCTCCTTGTAGGGTTCGCCTTTGTCGTTGAGTGTGTGCGTAACCAGGTCTTGGCTGGTCAGCGCGTCCAGCCAGGGGTCGCTGGCGGCCGTGACGGTATGCCAGCCCTCCCAAGCCTCTTCCAATGCGGGCACCGCCAACGGCGCGCCGCTGCCTTGGGCGCGCACACCCGGCGCCGGCATCAGCCCCTGGGCGTGGGTCAGCCAATAGAGCTGCTCCTGCCAGGCCAGATGGGCGATGATCCAGCTGATCGGGTTGAGCGGCTCAAACTGACGCGCGGCCTCCTCGGCGGTCACGTCTTTGAGGCCGCGCTCGAATTCTTTGCGGGTGAAACGCAGTTGCAAGACGAGAGGGTGGGGCATTGGATCCGGCTACGCCTCCCCGCTACGCGGGAACTCGCAGCACAGCACCAACTGCCGGGCCGCTTTGACTTCGTCCATGCGGCCGAACTTGGTGGTGTGCGGCGCGTTGCGCAGGGTGTCCGGCTCGCTGTGCGCTTCCTCGGCGATCTTGAGCATCGCCTCGGCGAAGGCGTCCAGGGTAGCCTTGTCTTCGGTCTCGGTGGGCTCAATCATCAGCGCCTCGCGCACGATCAGCGGGAAGTAGTTCGTCGGCGGGTGGAAGCCGTAGTCCATCAGACGCTTGGAAATGTCCAGCGCATGCACATCCGGCGTATCCGCCCAGCGGCCTTCCAGCACCACTTCGTGCATGCACGGGCGGTCGTAGGCCACCTTATAGGCGCCTTCCAGGCGGGCTTTGAGGTAATTGGCGTTCAGCACCGCGTGCTCGGCCACGGCTTTCAAGCCCTCAGCGCCTTGCATCAGAATGTAGGTGAAGGCGCGTACGTGCATGCCAAACTGGCCGTGGAAAGCCTTCAGCCGGCCGATGCTGTCTTTGGGCATCACCCAGTCGTACTCAGGGGCTTCTCCTTCACTGGCCTGTTGGGCAATGCCGGCAATTGGGCCGGGCAAAAAGTCGGCCAGGTGCTGCGCCACGCACACTGGACCGGAGCCGGGGCCGCCGCCACCGTGCGGAGTAGTGAAGGTCTTGTGCAGGTTGAGATGGATGACGTCAAAGCCCAGGTCGCCAGGGCGGCAGACGCCCAGCAGGGCGTTCATGTTGGCCCCGTCGCCATACACCAGACCACCGGCAGCATGCACTGCCTCAATCGCCTCAACAACCTGCTCTTCGAACAGTCCCAGGGTGTTGGGGTTGGTCAGCATGAATCCGGCCAGGGTGTCGTCGCACTCGGCTTTCAACGCTGCCAAGTCCACATTGCCGCGGCTGTCACTGGGGATCTCAACCACGCGGTAGCCGGACATGGCGGAGGTGGCCGGATTGGTGCCATGCGCCGAATCAGGGATCAGGATCTTGTTGCGTTTTGTGTCGCCGCGTTGTTGGTGGTAGGCGCGGATCATCATTACGCCGGCCAGTTCGCCGTGGGCGCCGGCGGCGGGTTGCAGGCTGCTGGCCGCCATCCCGGTGATTTCGGCCAGCCATTCTTGCAAGTGGTACATGATCGCCAGGCTGCCCTGCACCATTCCGGCGGGCTGCAGCGGATGGGCGTAAGCGAACCCGCTCAGCCGGGCAGTATCTTCATTGATGACTGGGTTGTACTTCATGGTGCAGGAGCCCAGCGGGTAGAAGCCGGTCAGGATGCTGTGGTTCAGCTGGGACAAGCGTGTGTAATGCCGCAGAGCTTCGAGCTCGCCGACTTCGGGCAGCGGCAGGTCTTTGCGCAGATGTACCTGGGGCAGTTCGGCCAGCGGCACATCCGGCGCGGGAAACTGGACGCCCTGGCGGCCGGGCGCGCCCAAGTCGTAAATCAACTCTGAATTCGAAGAATTTGGAAGCTCAGCCACGGCTTACCTCTTTCAGGCTTTCCACCAGGAAGTCGATCTCTTCTTTGCTGTTGACCTCGGTGACGGCCAGCAGGCTGCAATCTTCCAGGCCGGGGTAATCCGCGCCCAGCGCATAGCCGCCGATGATGCCGCGCTCCAGCAGGCGGCGATTCAATTCCGCGGCCGGCAGTGGGGCTTTGACCACGAATTCATGGAAGAAGGGCGTGTCGCCATACGCAAGCGAGAAACCCTTCAGCTTCCCGATCTGCGCCGCGGCGTAATGCGCTTTGTGGTAGCAGCTCTCCGCCACCTGGCGCAGGCCTTGCTTCCCCAGCAGGCTGGTGTAGACCGTGGCCGCCAGCATCATCAGGCCCTGGTTTGTGCAGATGTTGGAGCTGGCTTTCTCGCGTTTGATGTGCTGCTCACGTGTGCTCAGCGTCAGCACATAGCCGCGTTGGCCGCGGTTGTCCAGCGTCTCGCCCACCAGGCGGCCCGCCAGGCTGCGCACGTACTCTTGCTTGGTCGCCAGAATGCCCAGATACGGCCCGCCGAACGACAGCGGGATGCCCAAGGGCTGCCCTTCGCCGGTGACGATATCCGCTCCGAATTCGCCGGGCGGGCGCAGCAGGCCCAACGCGGTGGGGTTCACCGAGACGGCCAGCAGCGCGCCTTTGGCGTGCGCCGCGGCGGCCAGGGCGGTGTAATCGTAGATGCGTCCGAAGAAATCTGGATAGGCCACCGCCACCAGGCTGGTGTCTTCATCGATCAGCTCGATCAACGCTTCAGGCCCAGCGCTCAGGTCCAGGTCTTCGCCCAGCAGTTGCACATCAGAGCCGTGCTCGTAGGTGTGCACGGTGGCGCGGTACTGCGGGTGCAGGCCCGGCGAAAGGATGACTTTCTTGCGGGCGCCGCGCTGGATGACGCGGGCCATGTTGACCGCTTCGGCCAGCGCCGTGGCGCCGTCGTAGTGCGATGCGTTGCTGACTTCCATGCCGGTCAGCGCCACGATTAAACTTTGGTATTCGAAGATGGCTTGCAGGGTGCCCTGCGAGATCTCGGGTTGATAAGGGGTGTAGGCGGTGTAGTACTCGCCGCGGCGCAGAATGCTGTCCACCCCGGAAGGAATGTAGTGGCTGTAGGCACCCGCACCCAGGAAGCTGACCAGGTCGTAGGTGCTGTCGTTGGCCGCGGCAATGCTTTCCAGCTCGCCGCGCGCTTCCATTTCGGTCAGCGGCTCCGGCA
Proteins encoded in this region:
- a CDS encoding response regulator, translated to MPKHIVLLEDEPLLLELLQQVLLLEGHQATCLSDPQTLIEVLRAEKPDALLLDVNLQDGNGLDLLGKIRADHNLKNLFVILSSGMDYRQNAHQAGANAFLMKPYSPGALLDLLESQGVQGG
- a CDS encoding putative DNA binding domain-containing protein; translation: MDLHIHTPASSDYQNPEASYLDILRRAEARDLDIIALTDHNTVAGCRAMEAEMEQLRLLRSLNRILPEEEQRLQEFERLVGKVLVLPGFEFTATFGFHILGIFPPDKSLRELEYILLDLNVPANQLEDGSVTVGASADVLTAYHAIHEAGGLAIAAHANSSNGVAMRGIKFGGQTKIAYTQDLHLHALEITDLEKRGRFSTAAFFSGSKPEYPRRMHCIQGSDAHRLDNDPVRRANLGIGGRVTEALLPERSFAALKELFEGNDFARTRPRVGKRQTKDKEPAFDFVQAAREEGSNIVQEFHESLRGARLNDVIADVCAFANTNGGSLFIGVSDDPRRPVAGVRVAGMAVRRLEKEISQRISPELHCTVDVHKSGGKDIIRILVPRGDERPYAIDDNKIYIRSEAETGLAVRDEIVRLIAKQAEPEPAPPAREERGGRKTGRNGAATKPPATRSKPAAAKPARPRPEAPPPAEDAPRTGVEVVSMEQRDGASYYVVRDLRNGMVVNNVTEKSARKLWHYAIKAYAELQPNPSADWRGNFGLLKAHTQYKQRRFDLVQRVDGDLRYYFGVTEDGIHGPWTQFVPQDGPAPEEPEH
- a CDS encoding glycosyltransferase family 39 protein gives rise to the protein MNSRQYRVLLVCLSLLGMTLVWLATATFGPGLSTDGARYLSTAESLLAGRGLLDYFGRPLTNWPPLYPLLLAATSRLLKTEVLVSSQILNVLCFGAIILLSGRLFERSLPSKGWAAAASLLVASSLPFIEVSANIASDPLFAACLLGFLLVAQGYVEKRQPAQFTAMVALAIASTFLRYAGVLLIAGGALLVLLAWRPNWPAALARAASFGLAASAPIAAWALLFNLPNSGTLLGTHRPAEAWTNFLVLFEKIGGWFVPLSWTNGPAVALVLIVALAGLLAAGRKRIPSLLADLQSHAVLPSLVMFLVYAGVLIFTISTSEHRVPGSQRLHVLLLPMFLVLAFTVLQRMLPQTDRRLLLTALAFVMLLPVYRVQAYVRASLREGDVSFYNLYNTRTIRQSDIVAYLQSEPFEDDVVVYSNNEAAAWFYLRQWIRRLPRYEVDLGEDAALAIQSFAEWPKQDEQAVLIWFERDLDYKDQVPTPDEMAQHLVLRLLFTGRYGDVYSLGN
- a CDS encoding META domain-containing protein — its product is MLVLLSALLLLLAACAPVAGQELAGTSWVLQSLDGNTQVGEALRGQPVTISFADETQVNGSSGCNGYGGSYESDTRDGSLLFSPLVSTLMACQEDIMAVEQSFFAALQAASGYEVSGNTLTITSNEYTLVFTRQ
- a CDS encoding thermonuclease family protein; translated protein: MKTKTFLTLALAALLLAACGSSGQADQDAVNTQVALLMEQQNAENQAPVEEAPEATQPAQDGPGVQGGVLLPPLPSDAGCVPNSTLRVLATVTEIVTGDAIMVRIDGREWEVRYIGIDSGDLPTDVNAQLVAGKEVMLISDEQDTDEWGRLPRYVVADGVFVNLELVRRGAAFVSAEEPNTACDNAFAQAAP
- a CDS encoding DinB family protein, with protein sequence MPHPLVLQLRFTRKEFERGLKDVTAEEAARQFEPLNPISWIIAHLAWQEQLYWLTHAQGLMPAPGVRAQGSGAPLAVPALEEAWEGWHTVTAASDPWLDALTSQDLVTHTLNDKGEPYKESIGSRLWRTTHHYWYHLGEAQAIRQLLGHTGLPTFVGDQHGKAPYTPEQ
- the gcvPB gene encoding aminomethyl-transferring glycine dehydrogenase subunit GcvPB, encoding MIYDLGAPGRQGVQFPAPDVPLAELPQVHLRKDLPLPEVGELEALRHYTRLSQLNHSILTGFYPLGSCTMKYNPVINEDTARLSGFAYAHPLQPAGMVQGSLAIMYHLQEWLAEITGMAASSLQPAAGAHGELAGVMMIRAYHQQRGDTKRNKILIPDSAHGTNPATSAMSGYRVVEIPSDSRGNVDLAALKAECDDTLAGFMLTNPNTLGLFEEQVVEAIEAVHAAGGLVYGDGANMNALLGVCRPGDLGFDVIHLNLHKTFTTPHGGGGPGSGPVCVAQHLADFLPGPIAGIAQQASEGEAPEYDWVMPKDSIGRLKAFHGQFGMHVRAFTYILMQGAEGLKAVAEHAVLNANYLKARLEGAYKVAYDRPCMHEVVLEGRWADTPDVHALDISKRLMDYGFHPPTNYFPLIVREALMIEPTETEDKATLDAFAEAMLKIAEEAHSEPDTLRNAPHTTKFGRMDEVKAARQLVLCCEFPRSGEA
- the gcvPA gene encoding aminomethyl-transferring glycine dehydrogenase subunit GcvPA, whose protein sequence is MLKTIGVAEVSQLFAGIPAKARYPKLNLPEPLTEMEARGELESIAAANDSTYDLVSFLGAGAYSHYIPSGVDSILRRGEYYTAYTPYQPEISQGTLQAIFEYQSLIVALTGMEVSNASHYDGATALAEAVNMARVIQRGARKKVILSPGLHPQYRATVHTYEHGSDVQLLGEDLDLSAGPEALIELIDEDTSLVAVAYPDFFGRIYDYTALAAAAHAKGALLAVSVNPTALGLLRPPGEFGADIVTGEGQPLGIPLSFGGPYLGILATKQEYVRSLAGRLVGETLDNRGQRGYVLTLSTREQHIKREKASSNICTNQGLMMLAATVYTSLLGKQGLRQVAESCYHKAHYAAAQIGKLKGFSLAYGDTPFFHEFVVKAPLPAAELNRRLLERGIIGGYALGADYPGLEDCSLLAVTEVNSKEEIDFLVESLKEVSRG